Within the Pseudomonas putida genome, the region GCGCCACTGGCGCGATAACCTGCGCCAGGCGCGCACGGCACTCAAGGAACTGGGTTACGACGAAACCTTCCAGCGCCTGTGGGAGTTCTACCTGTGTTACTGCCAGGGCGGTTTCGAGGAGCGTGCCATCGGCGTGGCGCAATTGTTGTGGGCCGCGCCGAAGGCCCGTCGGGCGCCTTTGTCAGGTGCCTGAACATGTCCCGTACCTGGCTTGTCGCCAACGCCGTAGGGTTGCAGGCTGGCTGGTGGGTGTGTGTACTCGGCGCCCACACGCCCTGGTTGCTTGCGCTGGTACCGTTGGGCCTGGCGCTGCACTTGGGTTATTGCCATGAGCGCCGGGCAGAAGCGCGTGCGCTGCTGGCGGTAGGGTTTGCAGGTTGCCTGCTGGACAGCATCTTGGGGGCGCTGGGGGTATTCGCGTTTGCCCAGTGGCCCCTGCCCGGCTGGCTGGCCCTGATGTGGCTGGTATTGGCCAGCGGTTTACGCCACAGCCTGGCTTGGGCTACCCACCCACTATGGCTCGGGGCGCTGCTGGGACTGTTCGGTGGGCCGTTGGCCTACCTGGCCGGGGCGCGGCTGGCCGGTGTGGAACTGCCGATGGGGCCCATGCCTACCGCCCTGCTGCTGGCAGCGGTCTGGGCGGTGGCATTTCCGTTGATGCTACGCCTGGCAAGAGCAACCTGAGTCACGGCACAGCCGTTGGCAGGCGGCGGAAGAACAAGGTGATCTGCCCAACCTCCACACCCAGCTTGCGCATGCTCGAGCGGTTGATCAGGGTGTCCTCATCCATCAGGTACATCCAGTCATCGATGTCCATTTCCCAATGCCGGCCGTCGACCGGCAGGTCCAGGCGGTAGCGCCAGTGCAAAGCATTGCCCGCAACCTCGCCGCGGGCTTCGCCGATCACATCGCCCGCACGCCCGCGCCAGCGCCCGGGGCCGTCCGGGGTCAGGGTCCAGGTGCGTTGCTGACGCGTACCGTCGCTGTACACGAAGTGCTCGTCAAGAATCAGCCGGTCCCCTTCGCGGCGGCTGTCGATGCGCACATCGAAGCGTTTGACCACCTCCCCCGAGCGATTCTGGAAAATGCCCCAAGCCTGCACCGGCACGGAAAAGAATGTGACCAGGTCCAGCGCGGGTTTTTCACGGGCGTAATGGTCGACTTCGACATTGCCGCAGCTGGCCAGCAGCAGGCAGCCGACCAGTAGCAAGATTCTTCGCATGTTCAATCTCCTGGTTCATTACCGGCCAGGCCGAGCAGGCGCTGGCGCAGTTGGGGGTCACGGGCACGCGGGTCCAGCCAGATACCAAAAAATGCCCGGGCGAATGCCGGGTCGGCGATTTCGCGACGCAGTTGGCCATCGACATAGAACCGACTGCCCTGCCCCGGCAGGTACACCCCGGTGATGCGCGTGCCTGGGCGCACATCGACGAACGCCCCGTTCATCGCCTGTGCCCAACGCTCAAGCGTGGCCTCGGCCAGAGGACGGTCGCTGAGGCGACGCATTTCATCGAGGCTGGCCTGCACCAGCGTGTCGCGTGACAGCTCCCGGTGGTAGCGAAGCTCCAGGGCAAACGGCTCATTCCAACCCTGCGGTGAGCCGGCGCTCCACAAACGGGCGGTATAGACACGCAGGCCGAACCAGGTGAACTCACCGCTGCCCACGGTGCGTGCGTCCGGCACCGCTGGCCGCCAGTCCGCCACGGCGGGTGGCAAGGCGGTAAGCGCCACGGTAAGCACGAACAGATTCAGGGCTGAGATAGAGCTGCGCATGGCCATACGTTGAAGACCGTGATACCTAAATATTGTACAAGTATATTTTCATGTACAACTTTATGTAGAGATATCGGTTGTTTCACGCAAAATAATGACGGACGGCGACTGTTCGGTTATCGAACGCTAGAGCATTCTCTGGCATTGACGGCCCTTGTTTCACTGCTCACCATGCCCGGCCTTGCGAGTGCTCCCTGCCTTGAGCCAAACCCGCGGGCTAGAAGCATCCAGCAACTCATTACAATTTCAAGAAACAGGTACATCGGCCATGCCTCCTATTCCCCCTGCTTCCATGGGCAGCAAGATTCGCGACGCCTTCGCTGTCGGCAAGACGCGCTGGGGCATGCTTGCCCTGGTGTTCTTCGCCACCACACTCAATTACATCGACCGCGCCGCCCTCGGCATCATGCAGCCCATGCTGGCCAAGGACATGAGCTGGACGGCGATGGACTACGCCAACATCAACTTCTGGTTCCAGGTGGGTTACGCCATCGGCTTCCTGCTGCAGGGCCGGTTGATCGACAACATCGGCGTAAAACGCGCATTCTTCATGGCGGTACTGCTCTGGAGCCTGGCCACCGGGGCCCACGGCTTGGCCACATCGGCCGCAGGCTTCATGGTCTGCCGCTTCATCCTCGGCCTGACCGAGGCCGCCAACTACCCAGCCTGTGTGAAGACCACCCGGCTGTGGTTCCCCGCAGGTGAAAGAGCCATCGCCACCGGGCTGTTCAACGCCGGTACCAACGTTGGCGCGATGGTCACCCCGGCGCTGCTGCCAGTGATCCTGGCTGCCTGGGGCTGGCAGGCGGCCTTTATCGCCATGGGCTGCCTGGGGCTGGTCTGGGTGGTGTTCTGGGGCTTGAAATACTTCAACCCCGAAGAGCACCCCACCGTGCGCCAGAGCGAGCTGGAGTACATTCAGCGCGAGGCCGAGCCTGAGGCGGTACGTGTGCCCTTCAGCCTTATCATGCGCATGCGCGGTACCTGGGCCTTCGCCGTGGCGTTCGCGATCACCGCACCGGTGTTCTGGTTCTACCTGTACTGGCTGCCACCTTTTCTCAACCAGCAGTACAACCTGGGCATCAGCGTGACCCAGATGGGCATCCCGCTGATCCTGATCTGGCTAACGGCCGACTTCGGCAGCATTGGCGGCGGCATCCTTTCGTCCTGGCTCATAGGCCGTGGCGTACGCGCCATACGGGCCCGCCTGATATCGATGCTGATCTTCGCCTGCACCATGATCAGCGTGACCTTCGCCGCCAACGCCAGTGGCCTGTGGGTAGCGGTGCTCGCCATTGCCGTGGCGGTCGGCGCGCACCAGGCCTGGACGGCGAACATATGGAGCCTGCTGATGGATTACACGCCCAAGCACCTGATAAGCACGGTGTTCGGCTTTGGCAGCATGTGTGCGGCCATCGGCGGCATGTTCATGACGCAGATCGTCGGCACGGTGCTGACGGTTACCAATAACAACTACGCCGTGCTGTTCACCATGATCCCGGCGATGTACTTCATTGCACTGGTGTGGTTGTACTTCATGGCACCGCGCAAGGTGGAAGCGGCGTAAGGGGCAGTTGCGTTCTTCCGGCAGGGCCTGCCGGCAGAGACCGTCAGTCAGGCGACTGGGGGCCGGGCTGCCGGCGAATGGGGCGCCTCGCGCCCCCGCCTTGAATCAGCCTTCGGTCGCTTCACGCTTCATGCGTGCGCGGCGGGCCAGGATGTTGAGCACTTCGATCGCCGTCGAGAAGGCCATTGCCGCATACACATACCCTTTGGGCACATGGGCACCGAAACCTTCAGCGATCAAGGTCATGCCGATCATGATCAGGAAGCCCAAGGCCAGCATGACTACGGTCGGGTTGTCGTTGATGAAGTTCGCCAACGGGTCAGCGGCCACCATCATCACGATCACGGCAGTGACCACGGCAATGATCATGATCGGCAGGTGCTCGGTCATGCCCACAGCGGTGATGATGCTGTCAACCGAGAACACGATGTCCAGCAACAGGATCTGGAAGATCGCGGCAGCGAAGCCCAGGGTGACTGTGGAGGACACCTTGGCTTCTTCCTTGGCGCCGTGCGGGTCGACGTTCTCATGGATTTCCTTGGTCGCTTTCCACAGCAGGAACAGGCCACCGGCAATCAGGATCACGTCCTTCCAGGAGAAGGCATTACCGAACACTTCGAACACCGGGTCGGTCAACTGAACGATCCACGCCACCGTGCTGAGCAGCGCCAAGCGCATGATCAAGGCCATGCTGATACCGATCCGGCGTGCCTTGGAGCGGTATTCGACCGGCAACTTGTTGGTCAGGATCGAGATGAAGATCAGGTTATCGATGCCCAGTACCACTTCCATGGCCACCAGCGTGGCAAGTGCTATCCAGGCGGTGGGGCTTGCGGCGAGTTCCAGCAAATATTCCATTTTTCAGTCCTGCAACGTTTCTGGGTCAGATGTCCTGGGTTTTGTCTTGCTGGTCAGCGTCCTTGGGCTTCTGCCCTTCGGTGCCGATAGCGTCGCTCAGCGCCTGCTGCGCCGCTTCGTTGGTGTCATCGATGGCCTGCTTGGCCGACTTGGCGGCCTGGTCGAGCATCTGCTGGGCAGATTTCTCGGCCTGATCGCAGCCTGCCAGGCTCATCAGTGCCAAGGCTAGCACCAAGGGTGTGCCAATGGATTTGAATTGCAGCATGGGGTCCTCGCTTGTCGATATACCGGCGGCGCGCAATACGCCTGATGGCGTCGAATTCTAAAGATGACGATACATCAGGAAAATTCGTATTTTCACCGGGTATACTTCGGTTTTAACGAATCGGGAATCCAGTGATGCTCAACTATCGACAGCTTCACTATTTCTGGGCCGTGGCCAAGACCGGCAGCATCGCCCGCGCCAGTGAGCAACTGAACCTGACCCCGCAGACCATCAGCGGTCAGATCAGCCTGTTCGAGCAAACCTACGGCCTTGAACTGTTCCAGCGGGTTGGGCGGCAGCTGGAACTGACCGAAACCGGTCGCCAGACCTTGGTCTACGCCGAACAGATGTTCCAGATCGGCAGTGAGCTGGAGGCCATGTTGCGAGCGGGCCCGCAGGAGCAGATCCTGTTCCGCGTGGGGGTGGCGGACGTGGTACCCAAGTCCATCGTCTATCGCCTGCTCGCGCCCACCATGGAGCTGGACGACGTGCTGCGCATCAACTGCCGTGAGGACAAACTCGAACGTTTGCTGGCCGACCTGGCGATCCAGCGCCTGGACCTGGTGATCTCTGACAGCCCGATGCCCAGCCACCTGGATATCAAGGGTTACAGCCAGAAGCTCGGGGAGTGCGGCTTGAGCTTCTTCGCTACCAAAGCGTTGGCCCAACGCCACGCTGGGGTCTTTCCTGGCTGCCTGCACGATGCACCCTTGCTGATCCCGGGCCAGGAGACGGTGGTGCGCAGCCGGCTGCTGCGCTGGCTTGGCGAGCAGCAGGTGCAGCCGCGGATAATCGGCGAATTCGACGACAGCGCCTTGATGCAGGCATTCGGCCAGTCCGGCAGCGGTATCTTCGTGGCGCCCAGTGTGATTGCCGAGGAAGTGTGCCGCCAATACGGGGTGGAACTGATCGGGCAGACC harbors:
- a CDS encoding DUF2878 domain-containing protein encodes the protein MSRTWLVANAVGLQAGWWVCVLGAHTPWLLALVPLGLALHLGYCHERRAEARALLAVGFAGCLLDSILGALGVFAFAQWPLPGWLALMWLVLASGLRHSLAWATHPLWLGALLGLFGGPLAYLAGARLAGVELPMGPMPTALLLAAVWAVAFPLMLRLARAT
- a CDS encoding DUF3833 domain-containing protein: MRRILLLVGCLLLASCGNVEVDHYAREKPALDLVTFFSVPVQAWGIFQNRSGEVVKRFDVRIDSRREGDRLILDEHFVYSDGTRQQRTWTLTPDGPGRWRGRAGDVIGEARGEVAGNALHWRYRLDLPVDGRHWEMDIDDWMYLMDEDTLINRSSMRKLGVEVGQITLFFRRLPTAVP
- a CDS encoding chalcone isomerase family protein, with protein sequence MAMRSSISALNLFVLTVALTALPPAVADWRPAVPDARTVGSGEFTWFGLRVYTARLWSAGSPQGWNEPFALELRYHRELSRDTLVQASLDEMRRLSDRPLAEATLERWAQAMNGAFVDVRPGTRITGVYLPGQGSRFYVDGQLRREIADPAFARAFFGIWLDPRARDPQLRQRLLGLAGNEPGD
- a CDS encoding MFS transporter, translating into MPPIPPASMGSKIRDAFAVGKTRWGMLALVFFATTLNYIDRAALGIMQPMLAKDMSWTAMDYANINFWFQVGYAIGFLLQGRLIDNIGVKRAFFMAVLLWSLATGAHGLATSAAGFMVCRFILGLTEAANYPACVKTTRLWFPAGERAIATGLFNAGTNVGAMVTPALLPVILAAWGWQAAFIAMGCLGLVWVVFWGLKYFNPEEHPTVRQSELEYIQREAEPEAVRVPFSLIMRMRGTWAFAVAFAITAPVFWFYLYWLPPFLNQQYNLGISVTQMGIPLILIWLTADFGSIGGGILSSWLIGRGVRAIRARLISMLIFACTMISVTFAANASGLWVAVLAIAVAVGAHQAWTANIWSLLMDYTPKHLISTVFGFGSMCAAIGGMFMTQIVGTVLTVTNNNYAVLFTMIPAMYFIALVWLYFMAPRKVEAA
- a CDS encoding TerC family protein — translated: MEYLLELAASPTAWIALATLVAMEVVLGIDNLIFISILTNKLPVEYRSKARRIGISMALIMRLALLSTVAWIVQLTDPVFEVFGNAFSWKDVILIAGGLFLLWKATKEIHENVDPHGAKEEAKVSSTVTLGFAAAIFQILLLDIVFSVDSIITAVGMTEHLPIMIIAVVTAVIVMMVAADPLANFINDNPTVVMLALGFLIMIGMTLIAEGFGAHVPKGYVYAAMAFSTAIEVLNILARRARMKREATEG
- the nhaR gene encoding transcriptional activator NhaR; translated protein: MLNYRQLHYFWAVAKTGSIARASEQLNLTPQTISGQISLFEQTYGLELFQRVGRQLELTETGRQTLVYAEQMFQIGSELEAMLRAGPQEQILFRVGVADVVPKSIVYRLLAPTMELDDVLRINCREDKLERLLADLAIQRLDLVISDSPMPSHLDIKGYSQKLGECGLSFFATKALAQRHAGVFPGCLHDAPLLIPGQETVVRSRLLRWLGEQQVQPRIIGEFDDSALMQAFGQSGSGIFVAPSVIAEEVCRQYGVELIGQTEAVHESFYAISVERKVKHPGIVAITEGARRELFNW